From one Nothobranchius furzeri strain GRZ-AD chromosome 2, NfurGRZ-RIMD1, whole genome shotgun sequence genomic stretch:
- the LOC139066187 gene encoding E3 SUMO-protein ligase ZBED1-like, with product MKDARIDRAIGVCKKVFSTFSYSWKKKKELAKAQKALSLPEHSLKTECPTRWGSSHAMVSRVLEQQKAIAQVLSQDRGTRHFIPTWQDIDVLEAISKTLGPLVDFTDALSGEKYETPVMQMPAESDDTEEAKKKKRKKGLGRPE from the exons ATGAAAGATGCTAGGATTGATCGGGCAATTGGGGTCTGCAAGAAGGTGTTCAGCACCTTCTCCTACAGTTGGAAAAAGAAGAAGGAGCTGGCCAAGGCGCAGAAGGCCCTGAGTCTGCCTGAACACTCACTAAAGACTGAGTGTCCAACAAGATGGGGTTCGAGTCATGCAATGGTTTCCAGAGTCCTCGAGCAGCAGAAGGCTATTGCCCAGGTCCTCTCTCAAGACAGGGGAACCCGGCACTTCATCCCCACATGGCAGGACATTGATGTCCTTGAGGCCATCAGCAAGACCCTGGGCCCTCTGGTTGATTTCACCGATGCTCTTTCTGGTGAAAAATAT GAGACTCCAGTGATGCAGATGCCTGCTGAATCTGATGACACAGAAGaagcaaagaagaagaagaggaagaagggcCTCGGCAGacctgagtga
- the LOC139066189 gene encoding spectrin alpha chain, non-erythrocytic 1-like isoform X2, translated as MSDLSAYGSSIQALKEQAQSCRDLKANESRLRDINKVASELESEGLMAEEAPMVQAQQQEHLGSAPGKDEADSNTASPWKTVRLGVQTTANFDSIKVRGSSSLPV; from the exons atgtcggacctgtcggcttacggcagcagcatccaggccctgaaggagcaggcccagtcctgcagg gacctgaaggccaacgagtcccgcctgagggacatcaacaaggtggcatctgaactggagtcagaaggtctgatggctgaggaggctcctatggttcaggctcag caacaagaacatctgggttctgctcctggaaag gatgaagccgactctaacacggcgtcaccctggaag accgtacggttgggcgttcagacgacggctaactttgattccatcaaggtaagaggaagctcttcccttcctgtctga
- the LOC139066189 gene encoding uncharacterized protein isoform X1, with translation MSDLSAYGSSIQALKEQAQSCRDLKANESRLRDINKVASELESEGLMAEEAPMVQAQQQEHLGSAPGKVHVVLRLHQNQTWCFCYHSFVCLFVYRMKPTLTRRHPGRPYGWAFRRRLTLIPSR, from the exons atgtcggacctgtcggcttacggcagcagcatccaggccctgaaggagcaggcccagtcctgcagg gacctgaaggccaacgagtcccgcctgagggacatcaacaaggtggcatctgaactggagtcagaaggtctgatggctgaggaggctcctatggttcaggctcag caacaagaacatctgggttctgctcctggaaaggtgcatgttgtcctccgcctccaccagaaccagacgtggtgtttttgttaccactcatttgtttgtttgtttgtttacaggatgaagccgactctaacacggcgtcaccctggaag accgtacggttgggcgttcagacgacggctaactttgattccatcaaggtaa